From a single Georhizobium profundi genomic region:
- the crtI gene encoding phytoene desaturase family protein — protein sequence MLTVVDNQRPQLAADDKRPHAIVIGSGFGGLAAAVRMGARGYRVTVLERLDEFGGRAGVIQQDGFTFDRGPTIVTAPHLFEELWTLCGKRMQDDVEMLRLKPFYKLRFDDGDMIACSDDSDAMEAEVRRVNADDLPGYRRFMKLSDEIMALGFEQLADQPFSTVTDMLRIAPDLLRLQGYRSVFGLVSAHVKHPKLRTMLSFHPLLIGGNPLSAPAIYCLIPSLERRWGVHYPQGGVSQIVDGLVKLIRGQGNLAVTRSEVAAITITDGKVSGVRLSDGTRLDADIVISNADPAVTSALLPNGQRQAKRLVKSRYSMGLVVLYFGTKRRYDDVGHHTILLGPRYEGLLNDIFKRRPLTEDFSLYLHRPSASDPSVAPSGCDAFYALTPVPHLGADIDWQEATARRRDAIVERLSSTLLPGLRDEIVTEAIAVPDDFAERYLSPYGSGFSLEPILTQSAWFRPHNRSDAAEHLYLVGAGTHPGAGLPGVISSARMLDRMVPDAVAFKR from the coding sequence ATGCTGACCGTCGTGGACAATCAACGCCCCCAGCTCGCCGCTGACGACAAGCGTCCCCACGCCATCGTCATCGGCAGCGGTTTCGGTGGCCTTGCCGCGGCGGTTCGCATGGGGGCACGCGGCTACCGCGTAACCGTGCTCGAGCGGCTCGACGAGTTTGGCGGCCGCGCCGGCGTCATCCAACAGGACGGCTTCACCTTCGACCGCGGCCCGACGATCGTCACGGCGCCGCATCTTTTCGAGGAACTGTGGACGCTCTGCGGCAAGCGCATGCAGGACGATGTGGAGATGCTTCGCCTGAAGCCGTTTTACAAGCTTCGCTTCGACGACGGCGACATGATCGCCTGCTCCGATGATAGCGATGCTATGGAAGCGGAAGTACGGCGCGTGAATGCCGACGACCTGCCCGGCTATCGCCGCTTCATGAAGCTCAGTGACGAGATCATGGCGCTCGGCTTCGAGCAGCTTGCCGACCAGCCGTTTTCGACCGTCACGGACATGCTGCGCATCGCACCGGACCTGCTGCGGCTCCAGGGCTACAGGTCGGTGTTCGGCCTCGTCTCGGCGCATGTAAAGCACCCTAAGCTACGCACCATGCTGAGCTTTCACCCGCTACTCATCGGCGGCAACCCCTTGAGCGCGCCGGCGATCTACTGCCTGATCCCATCGCTCGAACGCCGTTGGGGCGTGCATTATCCGCAAGGCGGTGTCAGCCAGATCGTCGATGGACTGGTGAAGCTCATCCGAGGACAGGGCAATCTCGCGGTCACGCGCAGCGAAGTCGCAGCGATCACGATAACGGACGGCAAGGTTTCCGGTGTCCGGCTGTCCGACGGCACGCGGCTCGATGCCGATATCGTCATCTCAAATGCCGATCCCGCCGTGACGAGCGCCCTCCTTCCCAATGGCCAACGCCAGGCGAAGCGGCTGGTGAAGTCGCGCTATTCCATGGGGCTGGTCGTCCTCTATTTCGGCACCAAGCGACGCTATGACGATGTCGGCCACCACACCATCCTGCTCGGGCCGCGCTATGAGGGCCTGCTGAACGACATCTTCAAGCGCCGTCCGCTGACGGAGGATTTCAGCCTTTATCTGCACCGCCCGAGTGCCAGCGATCCATCCGTTGCGCCTTCCGGATGCGATGCCTTCTATGCCTTGACGCCCGTGCCCCATCTCGGCGCCGACATCGATTGGCAGGAAGCGACGGCAAGACGCCGCGACGCCATCGTCGAACGTCTGTCATCGACCCTGCTGCCGGGTCTGCGGGACGAGATCGTAACCGAGGCGATTGCCGTTCCCGATGACTTTGCCGAGCGCTATCTCTCGCCCTATGGCTCCGGCTTCTCGCTCGAGCCCATCCTGACCCAGAGCGCCTGGTTTCGCCCGCACAATCGCAGCGACGCCGCTGAACACCTCTACCTCGTCGGTGCTGGCACGCATCCAGGCGCCGGCCTGCCCGGCGTCATCTCCTCTGCCCGCATGCTCGACAGGATGGTGCCCGATGCCGTTGCCTTCAAACGCTAG
- the bchO gene encoding alpha/beta fold hydrolase BchO codes for MNALSIHRYPDWNVLGRDWPNREHSRFVRSGALTWHMQIAGSGPPLLLIHGTGAASHSFRHMLPDLARDFTVIVPDLPGHGFTRGAGQHDLTLSGMARALTALIGELKLAIVCAAGHSAGAAILLRMAIDGRLPQCKLIVGFNAAIRPIAGSGIYGPLARLLFINPIAPKLFAWRAESMDATRRLLAGTGSTIEPAGVALYRALFRHSGHVAGTLGMMANWDLESLNTDLAKLTTTTMLVATKGDKAVPYADSQSVTALSPAITALILDEGGHLYHEEHPDEAARLLRHLALDAGIATGTARTGRREPSEDR; via the coding sequence ATGAACGCGCTCTCCATCCACCGCTATCCGGACTGGAACGTGCTCGGCAGAGACTGGCCGAACCGGGAGCACAGCCGGTTCGTGCGGTCCGGCGCGCTCACCTGGCACATGCAGATTGCAGGCAGCGGTCCTCCGCTGCTGCTCATCCATGGCACGGGCGCGGCAAGCCACAGCTTTCGCCACATGCTGCCCGACCTCGCGCGTGATTTCACGGTGATCGTGCCAGACTTGCCCGGCCACGGTTTTACACGCGGTGCCGGCCAGCACGATCTCACACTGTCCGGAATGGCGCGCGCGCTCACGGCACTGATTGGCGAGCTCAAGCTTGCTATCGTTTGTGCGGCCGGCCACTCGGCAGGCGCGGCGATCCTGCTGCGCATGGCGATCGACGGGCGACTGCCGCAATGCAAGCTCATCGTCGGCTTCAATGCCGCCATTCGCCCGATCGCCGGCTCCGGCATTTACGGGCCGCTGGCGCGGTTGCTTTTCATCAATCCCATAGCGCCCAAGCTTTTTGCCTGGCGGGCGGAAAGCATGGATGCCACCCGAAGGCTGCTCGCCGGCACCGGTTCCACGATCGAGCCCGCAGGTGTTGCGCTCTATCGCGCCCTCTTTCGCCATTCCGGCCACGTGGCGGGCACGCTCGGCATGATGGCCAACTGGGATCTGGAAAGCCTCAACACCGACCTTGCCAAGCTCACGACGACGACCATGCTGGTCGCGACGAAAGGCGACAAGGCTGTGCCCTACGCCGACAGCCAGTCGGTCACCGCGCTGTCTCCGGCAATCACGGCGCTCATCCTCGATGAGGGAGGCCATCTCTATCACGAGGAACATCCCGACGAAGCGGCGCGCCTGCTCCGGCATCTCGCACTCGATGCCGGCATCGCAACGGGTACAGCGCGAACGGGCAGACGCGAACCGAGCGAGGATCGATAG
- a CDS encoding VWA domain-containing protein produces the protein MTADTGDLPMLERPDAPDIWSAVARAADVFATDPFLLGGIHLKSQAGPVRDAAIEFLQSRISKQLPWLRMTPSIADDHLVDGYDLAATLAQRELVARSGMLSRAKGGILVIAMAERLTALQAALIAAAIDRREFAVLLLDEGLSDEAVHPCLLDRVALTLELSKGRLPVKPGDIASALAAPQETPREVAVPEPVMEACCALALALNRSSMRAPSHLLNVTRILAHLDGEATASTESLREAVGLVFGLTPIAAEDDRGENPETQDIPQPDDTAAESEPERNQAENLPQDLEDSEHAGADETIAVDILDAYLPEDVLQAATAARGARGGASSGKRGASQRSVSRGRRLAARPRPENGRSTLDIVATLRAAVPWQTIRRTATSSNVTTDRPIAIQREDFRYTRFSAPSETLAIFAVDASGSSAHTRLGEAKGAIETLLGQCYARRDSVALIVFRGAQAEIVLPPTRSLLRARRALVAMAGGGPTPLAGGLALARLLAGKAAERGQNAITILMTDGRANIALDGTAGRERAEADTRRMAAAFRLAGLSSVLVDTARRPREHAADLARAMGGEYLPLPAGRAQDLSFAVRSRIDRQSSNTRPH, from the coding sequence GTGACAGCCGACACCGGCGATCTCCCGATGCTTGAGCGGCCGGATGCACCAGACATCTGGTCGGCTGTCGCGAGGGCGGCGGATGTCTTCGCCACGGATCCGTTTCTGCTCGGCGGGATACATCTGAAGTCGCAGGCCGGGCCGGTGCGTGACGCGGCAATCGAATTTCTGCAGTCGCGCATCTCTAAACAGCTGCCTTGGCTGCGCATGACGCCATCGATCGCCGACGATCATCTTGTCGATGGATATGATCTCGCCGCGACGCTCGCGCAACGCGAACTGGTTGCACGATCGGGGATGTTGTCACGTGCCAAGGGCGGCATCCTGGTCATTGCCATGGCGGAAAGGCTGACAGCGCTGCAGGCCGCATTGATCGCTGCGGCGATCGATCGGCGCGAATTCGCAGTTCTGTTGCTCGACGAGGGTCTTTCGGACGAAGCCGTCCATCCCTGCCTGCTGGATCGCGTCGCGCTGACGCTGGAGCTTTCCAAGGGCCGCTTGCCTGTAAAACCGGGTGATATCGCCTCGGCGCTGGCAGCACCTCAGGAAACCCCACGCGAGGTCGCAGTGCCGGAGCCGGTGATGGAGGCTTGCTGCGCGTTGGCCCTCGCCCTCAACCGATCTTCCATGCGTGCGCCATCGCATCTTCTGAACGTGACCCGCATCCTCGCGCATCTGGATGGAGAAGCTACCGCCAGCACCGAGTCTCTGCGTGAAGCAGTCGGTCTTGTCTTCGGTCTCACCCCGATCGCCGCCGAAGACGACCGTGGTGAAAACCCGGAGACACAGGACATTCCACAACCCGACGACACGGCAGCCGAATCTGAACCCGAGCGCAATCAAGCCGAAAACCTGCCGCAGGATCTGGAAGATTCGGAACATGCCGGCGCCGACGAAACAATCGCGGTCGACATCCTCGACGCCTATCTGCCGGAAGACGTGCTTCAAGCCGCAACCGCAGCCCGGGGCGCACGCGGTGGCGCATCCTCCGGAAAGCGCGGAGCGAGCCAACGATCGGTAAGCCGAGGTCGACGTCTGGCTGCCCGGCCGCGACCTGAGAATGGTCGTAGCACGCTGGATATCGTCGCAACATTGCGCGCTGCGGTTCCATGGCAGACGATCCGGCGGACAGCGACGTCCTCGAATGTTACGACCGATCGGCCCATCGCGATCCAGCGCGAGGACTTTCGCTATACCCGCTTTTCCGCGCCCTCGGAAACGCTCGCGATTTTCGCTGTCGATGCGTCAGGGTCATCTGCCCACACACGGCTCGGCGAGGCGAAAGGCGCGATCGAGACGCTCCTTGGCCAGTGCTACGCCCGGCGCGACTCCGTGGCGTTGATCGTCTTCAGGGGCGCGCAAGCCGAGATCGTTCTGCCCCCCACCCGCTCGCTGCTGCGCGCACGGCGCGCGCTCGTCGCCATGGCTGGCGGCGGCCCGACGCCGCTTGCCGGCGGCCTCGCTCTTGCTCGTCTCCTTGCCGGCAAGGCTGCGGAGCGAGGTCAGAACGCGATCACCATCCTGATGACCGACGGCCGTGCCAATATTGCGCTCGATGGCACCGCCGGGCGCGAGCGCGCCGAGGCAGACACGCGCCGCATGGCCGCCGCGTTCCGGCTTGCCGGCCTCTCGAGCGTTCTGGTCGATACGGCACGGCGCCCGCGCGAACATGCAGCCGATCTTGCACGGGCCATGGGCGGCGAGTATCTGCCGCTTCCCGCCGGCCGCGCGCAGGATCTGAGCTTTGCCGTGCGCAGCCGAATTGATCGGCAATCCTCCAATACCAGGCCGCATTGA
- the bchI gene encoding magnesium chelatase ATPase subunit I: protein MPQTYPFSAIVGQYEMKRALLLAAIDPAIGGVLVLGDRGTGKSTAVRALAALLPPIKTVLGCRFNCDPDAPTAGCPDCQRNSNARLKVDKRPIPVIDLPLGASEDRVAGALDIEAALTQGKKTFQPGLLAAAHRGFLYVDEVNLLEDHLVDLLLDVAASGVNLIERDGLSLRHPARFVLVGSGNPEEGELRPQLLDRFGLSLDVTSPTDIAERIEVVKRRDAFERDPAQFLDSWARKDAALGKRILKARAELNEIAVGDEILEIAAGLAIKLSIDGSRGELTMMRAARALAAYEQRERVTPELLLAVAPSCLRHRLRRDPMDESGSSIRVERAIASISVAVA, encoded by the coding sequence ATGCCACAGACCTATCCGTTCAGCGCCATTGTCGGTCAGTACGAAATGAAGCGCGCGCTGCTTCTGGCGGCCATCGATCCAGCAATCGGCGGCGTGCTGGTCCTCGGCGATCGGGGGACCGGCAAATCCACGGCCGTGCGCGCGCTGGCGGCCCTCCTTCCCCCCATCAAGACGGTGCTCGGCTGTCGCTTCAACTGCGATCCGGATGCGCCGACAGCCGGCTGCCCGGATTGCCAGCGCAATTCGAACGCACGCCTGAAGGTCGACAAGCGCCCAATTCCAGTCATCGATCTGCCTCTCGGCGCGAGCGAAGACCGGGTCGCCGGCGCCCTCGACATCGAGGCCGCGCTCACTCAGGGCAAGAAGACGTTTCAGCCGGGACTGCTGGCAGCCGCCCATCGCGGCTTCCTCTATGTCGACGAAGTCAATCTCCTGGAGGACCACCTCGTAGACCTGTTGCTCGATGTCGCTGCATCGGGCGTCAACCTCATCGAGCGCGACGGGCTGAGCCTGCGCCATCCGGCGCGCTTCGTCTTGGTGGGCAGCGGCAATCCCGAAGAGGGCGAGTTGCGGCCGCAGCTGCTCGACCGGTTCGGCCTGTCGCTCGACGTGACATCGCCCACCGATATCGCGGAGCGCATCGAGGTGGTGAAGCGACGTGATGCGTTCGAGCGCGATCCCGCGCAGTTTCTCGACAGCTGGGCCCGCAAGGACGCTGCGCTTGGCAAACGTATCCTCAAGGCCCGCGCGGAACTGAACGAAATCGCCGTGGGCGATGAAATCCTCGAGATTGCTGCCGGTCTCGCCATCAAGCTCAGCATCGATGGCTCGCGTGGCGAGTTGACCATGATGCGGGCAGCCCGTGCGCTTGCAGCCTACGAACAGCGCGAACGTGTCACGCCCGAACTTCTTCTGGCCGTTGCCCCATCCTGCCTGCGGCATCGTCTCCGCCGCGATCCGATGGACGAAAGCGGCTCGTCGATCCGTGTCGAACGCGCGATCGCCTCCATATCGGTTGCAGTCGCGTGA
- the dxs gene encoding 1-deoxy-D-xylulose-5-phosphate synthase, translated as MSSRKMPSPTPLLDQVTEPRDMKRLSDRQLRQLADELRRETIDAVSVTGGHLGAGLGVVELTVAIHAVFDTPKDRLIFDVGHQCYPHKILTGRRDRIRTLRKGNGLSGFTKRSESPYDPFGAAHSSTSISAGLGFAVGRDFQGSDDHVICVIGDGAMSAGMAYEALNNAGALGSRLIVILNDNAMSIAPPVGAMSKYLARLYAARPLQDLKSAARNAVDHLPPPLREGARRARTLVKGLVPGATLFEELGFSYVGPFDGHDLSQILPILRTVKERSDGPVLLHAITRKGKGYRPAEEAADKYHGVSSFDVASGTQVKSVAKAPSYTKVFADALIQEAERDASIVAVTAAMPDGTGLDRFAKRFPSRMFDVGIAEQHAVTFCAGLAASGMKPFCAIYSTFLQRGYDQIVHDVALQRLPVRFAIDRAGLVGADGPTHAGSFDLGYLCNLPDFTVMAASDEAELVHMVATAAALSDGPSAVRYPRGQGTGVEMPRVGQVLEIGRGRIVKEGTQIALLSLGTRLQECLAAAERLDAMGLSTTVADARFAKPLDEALILSLAREHAVLITIEEGARGGFGAHVLHLLAERGILDRGCRIRTLTLPDRFIQQDKPEAMYAEAELDRTAILAAAEAAIGLGTIERQPEIVRLHRLRE; from the coding sequence ATGAGCAGCAGGAAAATGCCTTCACCAACGCCGCTTCTCGATCAGGTGACCGAGCCCCGTGATATGAAGCGGCTGAGCGACAGGCAATTGCGCCAGCTGGCCGACGAACTCCGGCGCGAAACCATAGACGCGGTTTCGGTGACGGGCGGCCATCTCGGTGCGGGGTTGGGTGTCGTGGAGCTGACGGTTGCGATCCACGCGGTGTTCGACACGCCGAAGGATCGTCTGATCTTCGATGTCGGCCATCAATGCTATCCGCACAAGATATTGACGGGCCGGCGCGATCGGATTCGGACCTTGCGCAAGGGCAACGGACTGTCCGGCTTCACGAAGCGCTCGGAAAGCCCCTATGACCCGTTCGGCGCCGCCCATTCGTCCACATCCATTTCGGCAGGGCTAGGCTTCGCCGTCGGCCGCGATTTCCAGGGCAGCGACGACCATGTCATCTGCGTGATCGGCGACGGGGCCATGTCTGCCGGCATGGCGTATGAGGCGCTCAACAATGCCGGCGCGCTCGGCAGCCGGCTGATCGTGATCCTGAACGACAATGCCATGTCGATCGCGCCGCCTGTCGGTGCGATGTCGAAATACCTTGCCCGGCTCTATGCCGCACGGCCCTTGCAGGACCTAAAGTCGGCTGCGCGCAACGCTGTCGACCATTTGCCGCCGCCGCTGAGGGAAGGCGCGCGGCGCGCCCGCACGCTCGTCAAAGGGCTGGTGCCCGGTGCGACGCTGTTCGAAGAACTCGGCTTTTCCTATGTCGGCCCGTTCGACGGACATGACCTTTCGCAGATACTGCCCATCCTCAGGACCGTGAAGGAGCGGTCGGACGGCCCCGTTCTCCTTCATGCCATCACCCGCAAGGGCAAGGGCTACCGGCCGGCCGAGGAAGCAGCTGACAAGTACCATGGCGTTTCCAGTTTCGACGTCGCCAGCGGAACTCAGGTCAAGAGCGTGGCCAAGGCGCCGTCCTACACGAAGGTGTTCGCCGATGCGCTGATCCAGGAAGCGGAGCGCGATGCGTCCATTGTCGCGGTCACGGCCGCCATGCCGGATGGCACCGGTCTCGACCGCTTTGCCAAGCGCTTTCCGTCGCGCATGTTCGACGTGGGCATTGCCGAGCAGCATGCGGTGACCTTCTGCGCCGGTCTCGCCGCATCCGGCATGAAGCCGTTCTGCGCAATCTATTCGACCTTCCTGCAACGTGGTTACGACCAGATCGTGCATGACGTTGCCTTGCAGCGTCTGCCGGTGCGCTTCGCCATCGATCGTGCGGGGCTCGTCGGCGCCGATGGGCCGACCCATGCGGGATCCTTCGATCTCGGCTATCTGTGCAACCTGCCGGATTTCACCGTCATGGCGGCGAGCGATGAGGCAGAACTGGTGCATATGGTGGCAACGGCGGCAGCGCTGTCCGACGGTCCTTCGGCGGTGCGCTATCCGCGTGGCCAAGGCACAGGCGTCGAGATGCCGCGCGTCGGCCAAGTGCTCGAAATCGGACGTGGCCGGATCGTGAAGGAAGGCACGCAGATCGCGCTTCTGTCGCTCGGCACCCGCCTGCAGGAATGCCTGGCAGCGGCCGAACGGCTCGACGCGATGGGTCTTTCCACGACGGTTGCCGATGCACGCTTCGCCAAGCCGCTCGACGAAGCACTGATCCTGTCGCTGGCGCGCGAACACGCGGTGTTGATCACGATCGAGGAGGGCGCACGCGGCGGGTTCGGTGCGCATGTGCTGCATCTGCTTGCGGAGCGTGGCATCCTCGACCGCGGCTGTCGCATCCGCACGCTGACCTTGCCCGATCGCTTCATTCAGCAGGACAAGCCGGAGGCGATGTATGCGGAAGCCGAACTCGATCGCACCGCCATCCTCGCCGCGGCCGAAGCCGCCATCGGCCTCGGCACGATCGAGCGCCAGCCGGAAATCGTGCGGTTGCATCGGCTGCGGGAATAA